The Syntrophotaleaceae bacterium genomic interval GTTCCGCCGATGCGGGGCTGACCATTTTCAATGTGATTATCAACGAAGAACACGAGATTCAAACATAAGGAGAAGACCATGGCATTGGGACTCATAGTCAAATCAGGCCGTGTATTGACGGCAAAGCTCCTGATGGGACAGGCAGTGGAAGGCATAACCCACTGCGCCATCGGGGATGGAGATGAAACATTCACCGAGCCGCAGAATCCGCCTGCGCCGGATATCGAGCAGACGGCCCTCAAAAACGAACGGGCCAGAAAGCGGTTCTACAAACGGACCTTCCTCAAAGAGGACGCTGAAGGTGCGCTGGTGGTCAATGGTGTCCGCTATCTGGAAACCGGTGAGGAGACCAACACCATCGGCATCTTCTTTCGTTTTGATGAGGCCGAAGCCAACGGCATCACCATCCGCGAATACGGCTTTTTCGGCGGTGACGTCGAGTATGTGGCCAGCGTGAGCGGTGATCTGGCAATGGGCGGAGTGTTTCATCAGGACACCAATCCGGTCGGAGAGGTGCTGCGCCCGGGCTACCTGTACGAAGTGAAAAACATTCCAGATTTCAACAAGATTTCCGATACCCGCGTGGAGCTGGTCGGGATCATCAAAATATAACCGGAGGTAAAAGAGATGAGTATTTCAAGAGATACATTCGATCCCGCCAAGAACTACAAACGCATCCGCTATCATCAGGACCGGGATCTGCTTGATTCGGAGCTGAACGAACAGCAGGAACTGATCAACCTCGAGCGCCGCAAGATTGCCGATATCCTTTTCAAGGAGGGATCGATTCTGAGCGGCCTCGATGTCACGGTACAGGATAACGTGCTCACGTTGACGTCGGGCATGGTCTATATCGACGGCCATGTGGAAGCGGTTGCCGGAGTCACCTTGACCTATGACCCCGCCACCACCAGCGGGGCGGACTATGTCTATTCCGAGCTGCTCAAATACAATTACGGCTACACGCAAGACCCGTCGCTGATCAACCCGGCCACGGGCGAGCCAACCGCCGAGCGCGAGAAATGGGTGCTGGCCCTGAAGACCACCGACACCACCGGCCTGACGCTTCCCAATAACGTGACCGAGCGCAAGGTGGTGCCCATTTACAAATTCGACCGGGAGACCGGCGATGTCACGGCGACGGTGCAGGAAAAATCCAATCTGTATCTGCGCGACCTGCTGGGCACGCTTCCCGGCAGCCGGATTACGGTTTCTTCCATTACCGAAGACCAGCTCTCCTTTGCCGCTGCCGAAGGACTCAATTCGCTGCTGCAGAACCTTGCCGAGCGGACCTTCGATCAGGCGGGCAGCTATCTGGTCAGCGGATTCGACAGCTTTATCGGCTCAGTGGATGATACCGATGTCGAGGTAATCACCAACGCGGGCCGGGCCTATATTCAGGGCTTCCGTCATCAGCGGGATCTGCCCACCTCCACGCTGGTTCCCAAGTCGGTGGCCATCAAGTCGGTGCGTGGTGAACAGAAGACCTACAACATCAGCCAGCGCCGTTACCCGGTCAACTCCACGCCGCTCAAAGAGACCACGCAGGTGGAAGCCATTGTGGAGATGACCGCCAATGTGACCCGAGGCTCGGTCGGCGGCGGTGAGGATCTACTCGACCCCAATCCGGTCGTGGATATTCTGGAAGTTAGTCAGGGTGCCACCATTTTTCAGGAAGGCATCGACTGGCAGCAGTCCGGCAACCATGTGGACTGGATCGGCTCCGGCAATGAACCGGCTATCGGTACCACCTATACCGTGCGCTGGACCTACACCAAGCAGATGATCAAAGGCGAGGATTATGTGGACGGCGGCTGGTTCGGTATTACCGCCCATCCGACAGCCGGAACCTATCATTATGTGGTGACCGCTTTCGACGGATCGGGTGAAACCGCCTTCAACTCAGGCAGCGTACTTTCAAGAATGACTCTGGCCGGAGAGATGAACCGTCTTTCATGGCTGCCGGTCAACGGTGCCAACGGCTATCGGGTTTACCGGGCTACGACCAACGGCTCCAGAACCGACTTCCAGCGCATCAAGGAGCTGGGCAGCGAAGCCATCTCCTATATCGATGATGCGGTGGACGAACCCGTGGCATCCAATCCTCCGGCCAGCAGTTCGGCTGCGGTTTCCATGTCCACGACCCAGATCGAACTCGGCAATCTCAACGTGGTCAACTTCGGTCGCGGAGCACTTGGCGATGAACCGGTCAACGGCTCTAACTGCAGCATCGATTATGATTATTTTCTCGGCCGCAAGGACATCATCTACGCCACCACCCGGGAGATCAAACGACTCGAAGGTGCTCCGGCGGACTTTCCCAAGCTGCCGATCGTTCCGGAGGATACCTTGGGTCTGTGCAGCATTGACTGCCCGCCCAACTCCACCGATATGACCATCCGCAATTTCGGGCTCACCCGCATCACCATGGATCAGATCCACGACATCATCAAAGATGTGGAGGACCTGAAATACAACGATGCCCAGTATCAGATGAACAATGAGCTGCAGAACCGCGACGCCCAGTCCAAGAAAGGCATCTATTCGGATGATTTCTCCAACACAGCCCAGTCGGATATCTATCACGCCGAATGGGATGCCCGGGTAAACGAGCTGGGCAAGTTTGCCTCTCCGGATCGTTCGGCTATTTCATCACCGCTCGAGGTGGATACGGGAAGCAGTGATGCCAGCTTCTTCGGCAGTCTGGCGTTGTTGCCGGGATCGGAACAGGTGGTGCTCGAACAGAATGACTGGTCCGAGGAACGCAACATCAACCCGTATGCGGTCTTTGAAAAACCGCCTGCCATGCTGCAGGTCACACCCAATATCGGCCGCCGTGGCCAGACCGGCATTGCGGTAACAGGCATCAACTTCACGCCGGATCGCTCCGGGATTGTCCTGCGTTGTGACGGCCGGGTCATGGCCAGCAATCTGGTCAGCGATGATGCCGGACGTGTGACCGCCTCATTCACGGTGCCGACGGAAGCCCGCAACGGCAACCGTATCGTGGAAATGGCGGATGGGCAGTACACCGCCCGGGCCAGCCTGCAGATCAATGATCCTCTGGTGATCACCCGTATCCAGCGATTTATCCAGACCAACATCATCACCCGCATCGTTCGTGTGCCGGTGGTGCGTACCGTCTGGAGAACCCGTACCATCTTCGTGCGCCGTGATCCGTTGGCTCAGACCTTCAGCTTCACGGAAAACCGGGTTCTGTCGGCTGTGGGTATTCAGTTCACCGAGCGGGATGCCTCCATTCCGGTAACGGTTCAGATTCGAGGGGTTACCACCGGACTGCCCAACGACACCATCTTTGCCGAAAAGGTGATTGCGCCGTCGGAAATCAATCTCGGCGGTGAAACCAAGATCAGCTTCGATGATCCCTTTTACGCCGAAGCCAATACCAGCTATGCGGTGGTCCTGCTGACCAACAGTACCAACTACAAGGTGCGCACCGCCACTCTCGGCAAGACCGGTCGTCAGGGCATTATCACCCGCCAGACCTATGCCGAAGGTGTGCTTCTGGAAAGCTCCAATGCCGAGACCTGGACTCCGCTCAACGGCTCCGACCTCACCATGAAACTTTATGGCTATGAGTTCGAGAACGAAGGCACGGTCCAGTTCCAGCCGGTAAGCGGTGTACAGTTCTCCGATCTGAACATCGATGAATATTCGGCTATCCCGGAAGGTACCCACCTTATCTGGGAATACTCCACCGACGGTGGTTCGACGTGGGATGCGGTCGTTCCGGCCGAGGAAGAGCGTCTGCCCAATCTGGCCAATGGCGTTTTGGTCCGGGTTCGCTACAGTACCGGCATGGGTAACGACACTCCGGCGCTCAACTTCCGGGATGTCAATCTGATCGGCTACCTCAACAACACCGCAGGAACCTATCTGACCCGTGAGAACGAGCTGACACAGGGTGTGGAATCCACCAAGGTCTACACCCAGATGGATATCCCCAGCGGCACCAGTGTTCAGTGGTTCGCCACCAATGACGGCGGAGAAACATGGGAAGCCATGACCATCGACGATACCCGGCCCATCGACGAAGACTGGACCGAATACACGCTGGTCCGGACCTTCAGCGATCCGCAGGGTAACAAGGTGCGCTACAAGGCTGAGCTGACCGGAACCGTATTGACCTATCCGAGGATTCACACCCTCGGTGCAACCCTGAGCTGATGGAGGCCCCGTTATGATCGTTAAACGCCGTGGCGGGATGACCGAATACATCCCGTCTCCACAGGAAAAACGGGAAGGACTGGTCCGGGATCACTCCTTCAATCTGATCGAAAACCTGCACCACAGGTTGAGCCGGTTGGAGGAGGAACTCGGATTGCCGCTTGATGAGGCCGAAGCCTGCACCATCTTTCTGGATAAAATGAAGCAGGATGAATCCCTGAATAAGGAGATTCACACCAGCTTGATTAGCGGTAGCAGCCCGGATACCTGAGCCCATCCCATCCGTGAAAAACAGCCAACGCCCCGGAACGCCCGCACGCTTCCGGGGCGTTTCTTTTAATGTGCTCGCCCGAATGCCGCCAAACTCGTAACATGTTGAAAATAAAGGTGTTAAATGTCGTTTCTTTCTGTTCTTCTACTTGCTTTCTGACGGAATTAAAGCATTCATTCACATGTAAGCTGAAGGCTTAAATACAAGCCCGGCAACAAGTTAGAAACCGTAAAACGGAGACTGTGAATGGATTTAAGAGAACTCAGATACGGAATCGAGATCGAGACCGTAAAACGCACCCGGGAACAGATAGCCTGGGCAATCCACTCGGTGGTCGGCGGCCATGTCAGGCATATCGGCGCACCGTCCTGCTACGATCCTTGGGAAGTGGAAGACCTGCGGGGCCGAAAATGGAAGGTGGTCAACGACGCATCCCTGACCAATGTGCCATCCCACCTGCGGGCGGAGCTGGTGAGTCCGGTGCTGACCTATGACGACCTCGAGCAGCTGCAGGAGGTGGTTCGGGCCATCCGCAAGGCCGGTGGAAAAATCAACAGCCAATGCGGCATCCACATTCATATCGATGCCGAGCCCTTTGACGGGCGCAAGCTGGGTAACCTTGCCAAGGTGGTGTACAAACAGGAACCGCTGATCCTCCATGCCCTCGGGATCAACAGCGACCGCCTGCGCCGTTACACCCGACCGGTCAGTGATGAGCTGATCCGGAATATCGAACGGCAGCGTCCCAAGACCAAGGCCCAGCTGAACCGCATCTGGTACGGCTACCACAACAACCAGCCCCAGCACTACGACAACACCCGCTACCACGGAGTCAACCTGCACAACGTCTGGTACCGGGGCACGGTGGAGTTCCGCTGGTTCGAGGCGACCCTGCATGCAGGAAAGATCAAAGCCTACCTGCAGTTCTGCTTGGGCATCGCCGCCAAGGCGCTTAACGGCAGGGCTGCATCCAGCCGCAAGCGGGACTTCGATCCCCAAAGCGCCAAGTACGACTTCCGGGTCTTCCTGCTCCACCTCGGCCTGATCGGGGATGAGTTCAAAACCGCCCGATTACATCTGATGAAAAACATGCCCGGTGATGCGGCCTTCAAGAAAGGTCGTCCCAAACCGGATGAAACCGAAACCACCATTCAAACCACAGAGGCCGGGTCTAATCCCGGCCTTTCTGTTTTAGGAGGTGAATCATGAAGATACTGATCCACTCGACGACACTGGACGGTGAACCGTTGGAGGCAGACGGCATCGCTCTGGAAGGAAAAAACTGCGCGGAGCTGGTGGAGATCATGAAGGGCCAGACGCCATTCACCATCGAAGCGACCGCCCGTGATTATATGCTCGGT includes:
- a CDS encoding DUF4815 domain-containing protein gives rise to the protein MSISRDTFDPAKNYKRIRYHQDRDLLDSELNEQQELINLERRKIADILFKEGSILSGLDVTVQDNVLTLTSGMVYIDGHVEAVAGVTLTYDPATTSGADYVYSELLKYNYGYTQDPSLINPATGEPTAEREKWVLALKTTDTTGLTLPNNVTERKVVPIYKFDRETGDVTATVQEKSNLYLRDLLGTLPGSRITVSSITEDQLSFAAAEGLNSLLQNLAERTFDQAGSYLVSGFDSFIGSVDDTDVEVITNAGRAYIQGFRHQRDLPTSTLVPKSVAIKSVRGEQKTYNISQRRYPVNSTPLKETTQVEAIVEMTANVTRGSVGGGEDLLDPNPVVDILEVSQGATIFQEGIDWQQSGNHVDWIGSGNEPAIGTTYTVRWTYTKQMIKGEDYVDGGWFGITAHPTAGTYHYVVTAFDGSGETAFNSGSVLSRMTLAGEMNRLSWLPVNGANGYRVYRATTNGSRTDFQRIKELGSEAISYIDDAVDEPVASNPPASSSAAVSMSTTQIELGNLNVVNFGRGALGDEPVNGSNCSIDYDYFLGRKDIIYATTREIKRLEGAPADFPKLPIVPEDTLGLCSIDCPPNSTDMTIRNFGLTRITMDQIHDIIKDVEDLKYNDAQYQMNNELQNRDAQSKKGIYSDDFSNTAQSDIYHAEWDARVNELGKFASPDRSAISSPLEVDTGSSDASFFGSLALLPGSEQVVLEQNDWSEERNINPYAVFEKPPAMLQVTPNIGRRGQTGIAVTGINFTPDRSGIVLRCDGRVMASNLVSDDAGRVTASFTVPTEARNGNRIVEMADGQYTARASLQINDPLVITRIQRFIQTNIITRIVRVPVVRTVWRTRTIFVRRDPLAQTFSFTENRVLSAVGIQFTERDASIPVTVQIRGVTTGLPNDTIFAEKVIAPSEINLGGETKISFDDPFYAEANTSYAVVLLTNSTNYKVRTATLGKTGRQGIITRQTYAEGVLLESSNAETWTPLNGSDLTMKLYGYEFENEGTVQFQPVSGVQFSDLNIDEYSAIPEGTHLIWEYSTDGGSTWDAVVPAEEERLPNLANGVLVRVRYSTGMGNDTPALNFRDVNLIGYLNNTAGTYLTRENELTQGVESTKVYTQMDIPSGTSVQWFATNDGGETWEAMTIDDTRPIDEDWTEYTLVRTFSDPQGNKVRYKAELTGTVLTYPRIHTLGATLS
- a CDS encoding VrlD, with amino-acid sequence MIVKRRGGMTEYIPSPQEKREGLVRDHSFNLIENLHHRLSRLEEELGLPLDEAEACTIFLDKMKQDESLNKEIHTSLISGSSPDT
- a CDS encoding amidoligase family protein yields the protein MDLRELRYGIEIETVKRTREQIAWAIHSVVGGHVRHIGAPSCYDPWEVEDLRGRKWKVVNDASLTNVPSHLRAELVSPVLTYDDLEQLQEVVRAIRKAGGKINSQCGIHIHIDAEPFDGRKLGNLAKVVYKQEPLILHALGINSDRLRRYTRPVSDELIRNIERQRPKTKAQLNRIWYGYHNNQPQHYDNTRYHGVNLHNVWYRGTVEFRWFEATLHAGKIKAYLQFCLGIAAKALNGRAASSRKRDFDPQSAKYDFRVFLLHLGLIGDEFKTARLHLMKNMPGDAAFKKGRPKPDETETTIQTTEAGSNPGLSVLGGES